The DNA segment TGCCATCGACGCTTTCCTGTGGACATTGTTCGGTCGTTTCCGACGGGCAACCCCAAGCATAGATGATAGGGCAATAGCCGACACAATGGCATTTCCCATGTCGATGGGTAAGCCATGCGCGTGGCCTTGGAGGTGAGGGCAGCGACAGTCGGTGTCAGATCCAAAAAAACTGCATTGGCGGTTACCCGGTGTTCGCTCCCCGGTCACCCGGTTTTTTTGTGGGATGCCGGCTGGGCTTTAATGGCTGAAGCCTGCTTCGGTGCCGCTCCTGTAGAATCCCGCACGATCAGCCTGGGCGTGAAGTGGCGGGTGATACTCTCCGGTGGTTTCTCTTTCTCCATGCCCCCCTTGCAGTGAATCCGCTCAAGTGCCAACTCTGCTGCACAGCGTCCGATTTCCTCGTTGGGCTGGTGGGCGGTGGTGAGCTTGGGACAGGTCTGGCGTGAAAAAGGGCTGTCTTCAAAGCCTGCAATGGACAGCTGCTGCGGTACTTCGATGTTCATCATGCGTGCGGCAAAGAGGGCGCCTGCGGCAATTTCATCATTACCGGCAAAGAGGGCGGTGGGGGGGCTGTCGGACTCCAGCAGGGTGGTGGCGCCTGCCACACCTGAATCGAAGGAGTATTCCCCCTCGAGAATGATCTCGTCATCGACGGGCAGTTCCGCTGCTTGCAGCGCCCTCAAGTAACCCTCAAGGCGGCCGAGGGTGGAAAAGTGTTCAATGCCTCCGTACAGGTAGCCGATGCGTCGATGTCCGAGTTCCACCAGATGCCGGGTTATTGAAAAGGCGGCGTCGGCGTCATTCACCTGGATACAGTTGTCCTCCAGCTGGTCGGCAGCCTGGGCGGAGAGAATCCGCACAAACTTCACATCCAGGGCTTCCAGGGTGTCCATAAGCTCGGGGAATTCGGAGAAGGGGGGTGTCAGTATCAGGCCTGCGATCCGGCTTTGTTCCACCAGTTTGTGCAGTTCGTCATGAATGGAGGGCGATTTGGCGCTGCTGGGATGGATCAGCAGTTCATAGCCCCGTGCCCTGCAGGCCGCGAGGATACCGTTTTGCAAATCCATCACGTAGTAGGCATTGGGGTTGTCGTAAATCAGGGCAATGGAATAGGAATGGGTGCCGGCCAGGTTGCGCGCCGCCAGATTGGGCCGGTAATCCAGCGCCTGTATTGCCATGCGGACC comes from the Microbulbifer sp. MI-G genome and includes:
- a CDS encoding LacI family DNA-binding transcriptional regulator, with protein sequence MKVTINDVAKRAGVSIKTVSRVINNEPSVRPTTRTRVRMAIQALDYRPNLAARNLAGTHSYSIALIYDNPNAYYVMDLQNGILAACRARGYELLIHPSSAKSPSIHDELHKLVEQSRIAGLILTPPFSEFPELMDTLEALDVKFVRILSAQAADQLEDNCIQVNDADAAFSITRHLVELGHRRIGYLYGGIEHFSTLGRLEGYLRALQAAELPVDDEIILEGEYSFDSGVAGATTLLESDSPPTALFAGNDEIAAGALFAARMMNIEVPQQLSIAGFEDSPFSRQTCPKLTTAHQPNEEIGRCAAELALERIHCKGGMEKEKPPESITRHFTPRLIVRDSTGAAPKQASAIKAQPASHKKTG